A genomic stretch from Corynebacterium terpenotabidum Y-11 includes:
- a CDS encoding DEAD/DEAH box helicase: MSSLLPVHTADQITSGVTEYLTTSFSLADTATGDRLAEFLTDEESGMFHGPYVRTRLPYAPDDSGQRFFDWQAESFVPYRHQADAFRRLSSLTPTGEPRRPDPTLVITGTGSGKTESFLYPILEHCRRNPGPGMKALILYPMNALATDQERRLAEIIKTTDALKEVTAGIYTGEQSGGQGGRTTVSSHGLISNRDLMRDDVPDILLTNYKMLDQLLLREDDKQIWADSATTLQYLVLDEFHTYDGAQGTDVALLLRRLGLALKAHQSDWFLSAEEAARPLGRITPVATSATLGGRNNLTSMLDFAYTIFGEKLDPTAIITETSLTYPQWVTAVDNLVGMPPESVTTGQSLPDHTQVETINTAVAEALATGTAYQSAVHTVLCRELWHCADDRDAAIAAYTRHPLTEALLTTASTPAPLTVPETGVDIDPATGEPTVIRPLTDILPPAARRLPNNGAAEFLTHVLSDIAWLRADYVREHSWTGKTLPGVDTHLWVREVSRVDRIVSSDPGERMFRWADDGPQEENDDTGWLPACYCRVCGRSGWMISTLPGDVGYETSPAKIRAGSLKSPELQLPLLDATDDAVGRDAGADSAVYWLDLSRPDLLLQRPDDEALETGEIIPVLSYAGDNREDRAKKETCPSCGTQDSIRYLGSSVATLLSVALSNLFGEPELDDADKKTLVFTDSVQDAAHRAGFIQSRARAFALRTRIRETVGVEPVTLRQMLDRIITDAGDNLRSRYELIPPHMAEWDAFTAFWEPKADPGARRRAEQTVRDRLAVDLLLEFGQRADLPRSLTSTGALTTQVDISDSTLLAAATAAVDTVNLPMFETDLLGWARGVVEIIRGNGGINHPLFNSYLSHACNPYMLATRPVRQKGMPSFPKGGAPAFPRAGASLTGSAGDWSRTMPLGSPRSFWARWTTRSLGLSSAMEGGTAVTALLKELARRGELLAVNDDAGGTVYALRDDAVLVTSEDAPALLECPACHSRLAVAAPARAAMTGQPCRNLDCTGTYGEQPIDDNYYRRLYSSTTPRTIISREHTSLLDKTTRRRVEDQFKASETTAPDAPNVLVATPTLEMGIDIGDLSTVMLASLPNAVSNYVQRVGRAGRLTGNSLVVALVQGRGRALPTLERPLSMIAGSVEAPAAFLSAEEILHRQFSAYLLDRTRLAEHMETPHLVDDVFSLRTTGSPTVVEVLLDMASSGLGEALAGFTAPLSAHVPQHVLTDLRSWANGTGTDSFTGELLAARTAWNAETHELARQENTLSVREAELARRAESAAADDDVKAQHRSSRAALRAVRRRRHELTTEYWITALERYGILPNFTLLDESVDLHLSVSYLDKDLEFDTRTYDYTRGASAALTELAPGATFYAQGVAATIDAVDLGPDNAYLQRWRVCPACSHSEVLAPEDSGTSASCPACGSPAWRDIAQVIDVLPLRRVFAEVEQTRAAITDAREDRTQTRFHQNLSMRVPDATAGMRWYLSGTGFGIQHFPQIELRWMNLGRGSGQRRSMASSEVEAPLFTVCSRCGHTATVKFEGEPANTWKDHRPWCPLRTERDPDPLTIALGRTLKTEGVLLRLPQLLTVADSATVPSVIAAIRLGFKESLGGNPDHLDVTGIRVGSGDDSYDGLLLHDTVPGGTGYLTEFTRVRDVEALLHAAYRRVSTCHCRNEHRAACPDCLLPFAPPGSAETLSRAAAESALAKILLDDLHPTESADPATAQWPGVSVTEEIPEVEPRSKLESLFLHEFQAGLEARGATLKKKQNGGYAEWTLRLPDSPHRWRMQEQKNLGKTVPDFYFEAEDSSVRPVALYLDGAAFHRSEQHNRVTDDVDKRNWLAAAGMVPWTLTWKDLERFRSRAETTCATEHPDWYHPIYNEALAGSLRLSSADLALLTEDPMTQLFAYLQKPEVDWWNRMSTAAALHAVDVSAGGATNTYYSGVTVTVKQNPSGAATTLDLAAPSDLNAEDYAQSWEMFWSLANLVYFNQAGHTISVRKASSRVARPAAALPAEGSDAAGDTATSANSPAFDTGVFSDTAPAADTVDSVASGNWSSAAEEFADDPEAADAIEVLVARGVPSPDTFGEEIAQVSTIVAWSAAKIAVVFPDDSGDASGGWTFIDTDEVCGDPFPADLLSLITPHAGKQD; the protein is encoded by the coding sequence GTGAGCTCACTGCTGCCCGTCCACACCGCCGACCAGATCACCTCCGGCGTCACCGAATACCTCACCACCAGTTTCTCCCTGGCGGACACGGCCACCGGTGACCGGCTCGCCGAATTCCTCACGGACGAAGAATCTGGCATGTTCCACGGGCCGTACGTGCGCACCCGGCTCCCCTACGCCCCGGACGATTCCGGCCAACGGTTCTTCGACTGGCAGGCAGAGAGTTTCGTCCCTTACCGGCACCAGGCCGATGCGTTCCGGCGACTCTCGTCCCTCACCCCCACCGGCGAGCCTCGGCGACCAGATCCCACCCTCGTCATTACCGGCACCGGCTCAGGTAAGACCGAATCCTTCCTCTATCCCATCCTCGAGCACTGCCGGCGCAACCCCGGACCTGGGATGAAAGCACTCATTCTCTACCCGATGAATGCCCTGGCCACCGACCAGGAACGCCGGCTCGCCGAGATCATCAAAACGACCGATGCCTTAAAAGAAGTTACCGCTGGCATCTACACCGGTGAGCAGTCCGGCGGTCAAGGTGGCCGGACCACCGTCTCCTCTCATGGGCTGATCAGTAACCGCGACCTCATGCGCGACGATGTACCGGACATCCTGTTGACCAATTACAAGATGCTCGACCAGCTCCTCTTGCGTGAAGACGACAAGCAGATATGGGCGGATTCCGCCACCACGCTGCAGTACCTCGTCCTTGACGAGTTCCATACCTACGACGGCGCTCAAGGCACGGATGTCGCGCTGCTGCTACGCCGCCTCGGACTGGCACTGAAAGCCCACCAGTCAGACTGGTTCCTCAGTGCCGAGGAGGCCGCCCGGCCCCTCGGCCGGATCACCCCGGTCGCGACCTCCGCGACACTGGGTGGCCGCAACAACCTCACCAGCATGCTGGACTTCGCCTACACCATCTTCGGCGAGAAACTCGACCCCACCGCCATCATCACCGAAACCAGCCTGACCTACCCCCAGTGGGTCACGGCCGTCGACAACCTCGTCGGCATGCCACCTGAGTCCGTGACCACCGGCCAGTCACTGCCCGACCACACCCAGGTCGAGACGATCAACACCGCCGTCGCTGAGGCACTGGCCACCGGCACCGCCTACCAGTCAGCCGTCCACACCGTACTGTGCCGGGAACTCTGGCACTGCGCCGATGACCGCGACGCCGCCATCGCCGCCTACACCCGGCACCCGCTGACCGAAGCACTGCTCACCACCGCGTCCACCCCCGCCCCCCTGACTGTCCCGGAAACCGGCGTCGACATCGACCCGGCCACCGGCGAGCCGACGGTCATCCGGCCACTCACCGACATCCTGCCCCCGGCAGCCCGACGACTACCGAACAACGGCGCCGCCGAGTTCCTCACCCACGTGCTCTCCGACATCGCCTGGCTGCGCGCCGACTACGTCCGCGAACACTCCTGGACCGGCAAGACCCTGCCGGGGGTGGACACCCACCTGTGGGTCCGGGAAGTCTCCCGCGTCGACCGCATCGTCAGCTCCGATCCCGGTGAGCGCATGTTCCGCTGGGCCGATGACGGCCCACAGGAAGAGAACGATGACACCGGCTGGCTCCCCGCCTGCTACTGCCGTGTCTGTGGACGGTCCGGCTGGATGATCTCGACGCTTCCCGGTGATGTCGGCTACGAGACCTCACCGGCGAAGATCCGTGCCGGGTCCCTCAAGAGCCCGGAGCTCCAGCTCCCCCTGCTCGATGCCACCGATGATGCCGTCGGCCGGGACGCCGGAGCGGACTCCGCCGTCTACTGGCTGGATCTCTCCCGGCCCGACCTGCTGCTCCAGCGTCCGGACGACGAAGCCCTGGAGACCGGGGAGATCATCCCGGTGCTCAGCTACGCCGGAGACAACCGCGAAGACCGCGCGAAAAAGGAGACCTGCCCCTCCTGCGGCACCCAGGATTCCATCCGCTATCTCGGATCCTCGGTCGCCACCCTGCTGTCGGTGGCACTGTCCAACCTCTTCGGCGAACCCGAGCTGGATGACGCCGACAAGAAGACCCTCGTCTTCACCGATTCCGTCCAAGACGCCGCCCACCGGGCCGGCTTCATCCAGTCCCGCGCCCGGGCCTTCGCGCTACGAACGCGGATCCGTGAGACAGTCGGCGTGGAGCCGGTCACCCTGCGACAGATGCTCGACCGGATCATCACCGATGCCGGCGACAACCTCCGCTCCCGCTACGAACTGATCCCCCCTCATATGGCTGAGTGGGATGCATTCACGGCGTTCTGGGAGCCGAAGGCAGATCCCGGCGCGCGTCGGCGCGCCGAGCAGACGGTCCGCGACAGACTGGCTGTCGATCTGCTGCTGGAGTTCGGACAGCGGGCTGACCTGCCCCGCTCCCTGACCTCCACCGGTGCCCTGACCACCCAGGTCGACATCTCCGACTCCACACTGCTCGCCGCCGCCACGGCCGCAGTCGACACCGTGAACCTGCCGATGTTCGAGACCGACCTGCTCGGCTGGGCGCGGGGCGTGGTCGAGATCATCCGCGGCAACGGCGGCATCAACCACCCGCTGTTCAACAGCTACCTCTCCCACGCCTGCAACCCGTACATGCTCGCCACGCGTCCGGTCCGGCAGAAGGGGATGCCGTCGTTCCCCAAGGGCGGGGCACCGGCGTTCCCCCGGGCAGGGGCCAGCCTCACCGGAAGCGCCGGGGACTGGTCCCGCACGATGCCGCTGGGATCACCACGGTCCTTCTGGGCACGCTGGACCACCCGGTCCCTGGGCCTGAGCTCCGCCATGGAGGGTGGGACCGCCGTCACCGCCCTTCTCAAAGAACTCGCACGCCGCGGGGAACTGCTCGCCGTCAACGACGATGCCGGCGGCACTGTCTACGCCCTGCGTGACGACGCTGTTCTCGTTACCTCCGAGGATGCTCCCGCGCTGCTGGAATGTCCCGCCTGCCACTCCCGTCTGGCGGTGGCCGCTCCGGCTCGGGCAGCAATGACCGGTCAGCCCTGCCGCAACCTGGACTGCACCGGCACCTACGGGGAACAGCCCATCGACGACAACTACTACCGACGCCTCTACTCCTCCACCACGCCCCGGACGATCATCTCCCGGGAGCACACCAGCCTGCTGGACAAGACAACCCGCCGACGGGTCGAGGACCAGTTCAAGGCATCGGAGACCACCGCACCGGATGCCCCGAACGTCCTGGTCGCCACACCGACCCTGGAAATGGGAATCGACATCGGCGACCTGTCCACTGTCATGCTCGCCTCCCTACCGAACGCCGTCTCCAACTACGTCCAGCGGGTCGGGCGTGCCGGACGCCTCACCGGCAACTCCCTGGTCGTCGCCCTGGTGCAGGGACGCGGCCGTGCCCTGCCGACACTGGAACGTCCCCTGTCCATGATCGCCGGATCAGTCGAAGCTCCGGCCGCGTTCCTCTCCGCCGAGGAGATCCTCCACCGGCAGTTCAGCGCCTACCTGCTCGACCGGACGAGACTTGCCGAGCACATGGAGACCCCTCATCTCGTCGACGACGTCTTCTCCCTGCGCACCACCGGCAGCCCGACGGTGGTCGAGGTGCTGCTGGACATGGCGTCCTCCGGGTTGGGCGAGGCACTGGCCGGATTCACCGCGCCGCTGAGCGCACACGTCCCCCAGCATGTCCTCACCGATCTACGGTCCTGGGCCAACGGCACCGGTACCGACAGCTTCACCGGGGAATTGCTGGCCGCCCGCACCGCCTGGAACGCGGAAACCCACGAACTCGCCAGGCAGGAGAACACCCTGTCTGTGCGGGAGGCTGAACTGGCCCGGCGGGCCGAATCCGCAGCCGCCGACGACGACGTGAAAGCCCAGCACCGGTCCAGCCGTGCGGCACTGCGGGCGGTCCGGCGGCGTCGGCACGAACTCACGACCGAGTACTGGATCACCGCGCTGGAGCGTTACGGGATCCTGCCGAACTTCACCCTGCTCGACGAGTCCGTCGATCTTCACCTCTCCGTCTCCTACCTGGACAAGGACCTGGAGTTCGACACCAGAACCTACGACTACACCCGTGGCGCCTCGGCCGCTCTGACTGAACTGGCGCCAGGTGCGACCTTCTACGCCCAGGGTGTGGCCGCCACCATCGATGCCGTGGACCTCGGCCCGGACAACGCCTACCTGCAGCGGTGGCGTGTCTGCCCGGCGTGCTCCCACTCCGAGGTACTTGCTCCCGAGGATTCAGGGACCTCGGCGTCCTGCCCTGCCTGCGGATCACCGGCGTGGCGGGATATCGCCCAGGTCATCGACGTCCTTCCGCTGCGTCGGGTATTCGCCGAAGTCGAGCAGACCCGCGCAGCGATCACCGATGCCCGCGAGGACCGCACCCAGACCCGGTTCCACCAGAACCTGTCGATGCGGGTACCCGACGCAACTGCGGGAATGCGCTGGTACCTCTCCGGGACCGGCTTCGGCATCCAGCACTTCCCCCAGATTGAACTGCGGTGGATGAACCTCGGACGCGGATCCGGCCAACGCCGGTCGATGGCCTCGTCAGAGGTCGAAGCACCGCTGTTCACCGTATGCTCCCGGTGCGGGCACACCGCCACGGTGAAGTTCGAGGGCGAGCCGGCGAACACCTGGAAAGACCACCGGCCGTGGTGCCCGCTGCGTACTGAGCGGGACCCGGATCCGCTCACTATTGCTCTGGGCCGCACGCTGAAGACGGAGGGAGTGCTGCTGCGGCTGCCTCAACTACTCACCGTCGCGGATTCAGCGACGGTTCCCTCGGTCATCGCTGCCATCCGACTCGGGTTCAAGGAGAGTCTCGGTGGAAACCCGGACCACCTCGACGTCACCGGCATTCGCGTCGGATCCGGGGACGATTCATACGACGGCCTGCTGCTGCACGACACAGTCCCGGGCGGCACCGGCTATCTCACCGAGTTCACCCGCGTCCGCGATGTGGAGGCTCTGCTCCACGCCGCGTACCGCCGGGTGAGCACGTGCCACTGCCGCAATGAACACCGGGCTGCCTGCCCGGACTGCCTGCTTCCTTTCGCACCTCCCGGTTCCGCGGAAACCCTGTCGCGGGCTGCTGCGGAAAGCGCACTGGCGAAGATCCTGCTCGATGATCTTCACCCCACCGAGAGCGCCGACCCGGCCACAGCGCAGTGGCCGGGAGTGTCGGTGACAGAGGAGATCCCGGAGGTGGAGCCACGCTCCAAGCTGGAATCTCTTTTCCTCCACGAGTTCCAGGCGGGGTTGGAGGCCCGCGGTGCGACGCTGAAGAAGAAGCAGAACGGCGGGTATGCGGAATGGACTCTCCGGTTGCCGGATTCTCCGCACCGGTGGCGGATGCAGGAGCAGAAGAACCTGGGGAAAACCGTCCCCGACTTCTACTTCGAGGCGGAGGATTCCTCTGTCCGTCCCGTCGCCCTGTACCTCGACGGTGCGGCTTTCCACCGTTCCGAGCAGCACAACCGGGTCACCGATGACGTGGACAAGCGGAACTGGCTGGCTGCCGCGGGCATGGTTCCCTGGACCCTGACCTGGAAAGACCTCGAAAGGTTCCGTAGCCGGGCGGAGACGACGTGTGCCACGGAGCATCCGGACTGGTACCACCCGATCTACAACGAGGCACTGGCCGGTTCCCTGCGGCTGTCCTCCGCAGATCTCGCGCTCCTCACCGAGGACCCGATGACCCAGCTCTTCGCCTACCTCCAGAAGCCCGAGGTGGACTGGTGGAACCGGATGTCGACGGCAGCCGCCCTCCATGCCGTCGATGTATCCGCGGGCGGGGCGACGAACACCTACTATTCGGGCGTGACCGTCACCGTGAAGCAGAATCCCTCGGGTGCCGCGACGACACTCGATCTTGCCGCGCCCTCCGATCTCAACGCCGAGGACTACGCGCAGAGCTGGGAGATGTTCTGGTCCCTGGCCAACCTCGTCTACTTCAACCAGGCGGGACACACGATCTCCGTCAGGAAGGCGTCGTCCAGGGTGGCCCGCCCCGCTGCGGCTCTGCCCGCAGAAGGTTCCGACGCTGCTGGTGACACTGCCACCTCTGCGAACTCTCCAGCCTTTGACACAGGGGTGTTCTCCGACACTGCACCGGCGGCCGACACTGTTGACAGCGTTGCTTCCGGAAACTGGTCATCAGCCGCCGAAGAGTTCGCCGACGATCCCGAGGCGGCGGACGCCATCGAGGTGCTCGTCGCGCGTGGCGTCCCCTCCCCCGATACCTTCGGTGAGGAGATCGCCCAGGTCTCCACGATCGTCGCCTGGTCGGCGGCCAAGATCGCCGTGGTCTTCCCCGACGACAGCGGCGATGCGTCCGGCGGATGGACCTTCATCGACACCGACGAGGTATGCGGTGACCCGTTCCCCGCCGATCTCCTGTCCCTCATCACACCCCATGCCGGAAAGCAGGACTAG
- a CDS encoding 3'-5' exonuclease — MATVTFSSTFSKVDGLDSQIVNFIRKLQQHPEDPGLNLKKPKGAKDRNVRTARINKQYRAVLFDLSGSAGRHFVLVDILNHDDAYAKAERLRLETNPVNGVAVLREEATVEPEVEESLTKAQAAAARARQQVSQQVSQQATQQTRQQAEVEVSAEPVTEAESADRAESTDDNHTVVPEATATVSPVPAVPVAPVRTPKEVLAASGISVDDIRDRLGIPARAVDIALEVPDVELVDATLTAHHVGERDRDILLAVFAEYSLDEILDEFQLGAAQPVTDATVDAAAPPASEQNSTDSLISSLEHPAARSRFVTVTEGTSDARLLEIIDQISFNDWRIFLHESQQPLVDAQFSGAGRVLGGAGTGKTVVAVYRANNLATSWGKNPELNSDSPRVLLTTYTRALADSLKSLMNLLNPSYPEATAIGAPGMWIAGIDSVIHTVLDRAQSSEIRAAVTSGLGLDALPNDLAGLDGRSENRLWKESVDLAQTTLSPEKANPEFLSQEYSTVILGNAITEQNAYLRTKRRGRGTSLNRTERKDVWKIIEIFHRKCLGTGRLTWPALAIIAAEILTERIAHHGGRSLFDHVVIDEAQDFHAAHWRFLRAAVAPGRNDIFLAEDPHQRIYGQHLVLSHYGIATKGRASRRLTRNYRTTAETLRYALDILNGAEWKDAEDSTDKTSGTRSLRHGPDPLIVPVTTEAEQVDAVIAQIAAWKKEVAERAAENASGEGGADTDAVSAIHVGVLTRSKNQVRSLTTMLSAAGLDVTDSRQATVAAKHEIAVMTMHSAKGLEFTHVILLGADAATMPQQFRMRGLAEAEKEDILQRERALLYVAASRARDALMVTVLGEPSELLPTSGIND, encoded by the coding sequence ATGGCAACAGTGACATTCTCCAGCACCTTCTCGAAGGTGGACGGTCTGGATTCCCAGATCGTCAACTTCATCCGGAAGCTCCAGCAGCACCCCGAGGACCCGGGGCTCAACCTCAAGAAGCCGAAGGGGGCCAAGGACCGTAACGTGCGGACCGCACGGATCAACAAGCAGTACCGGGCGGTGCTGTTCGATCTGTCCGGTTCAGCCGGCCGGCACTTCGTCCTCGTCGACATCCTCAACCACGATGACGCCTATGCGAAGGCCGAACGGCTGCGGCTGGAGACCAACCCGGTCAACGGTGTCGCCGTACTGCGCGAAGAAGCCACCGTAGAACCTGAGGTCGAGGAATCACTGACGAAAGCACAGGCTGCCGCGGCCCGAGCGCGGCAGCAGGTGAGCCAGCAGGTGAGCCAGCAGGCAACGCAACAGACGAGGCAACAAGCGGAGGTGGAAGTCTCTGCTGAGCCGGTGACTGAGGCTGAGTCTGCCGACAGAGCCGAATCCACCGACGACAATCACACCGTGGTTCCCGAGGCCACCGCGACTGTCTCCCCTGTTCCCGCCGTGCCCGTGGCTCCAGTGCGCACACCGAAGGAGGTACTCGCAGCATCCGGCATTAGCGTCGACGACATCCGCGACCGCCTGGGCATCCCTGCACGTGCTGTCGACATTGCACTCGAGGTACCCGATGTGGAACTGGTGGACGCCACGCTGACCGCCCATCACGTCGGGGAACGCGACCGAGATATCCTCCTCGCGGTCTTCGCCGAGTACAGCCTCGACGAGATTCTCGACGAGTTCCAGCTCGGGGCCGCGCAGCCGGTCACCGACGCCACCGTCGACGCAGCGGCTCCGCCAGCATCTGAGCAGAACTCCACCGATTCCCTCATCAGCTCCCTGGAGCACCCGGCCGCCCGGTCCCGGTTCGTCACGGTCACCGAAGGCACCAGCGACGCCCGGCTCTTGGAGATCATCGACCAGATCAGCTTCAACGACTGGCGGATCTTCCTCCACGAGTCTCAGCAACCGCTCGTCGATGCCCAGTTTTCCGGCGCCGGGCGCGTCCTCGGTGGAGCCGGAACCGGCAAGACTGTGGTGGCGGTATACCGGGCGAACAATCTCGCGACATCGTGGGGTAAGAATCCGGAGCTCAACTCTGATTCCCCGCGGGTGCTGCTCACCACCTACACCCGGGCACTCGCGGATTCCCTGAAGTCACTGATGAATCTGCTCAATCCGAGCTATCCCGAGGCCACGGCCATCGGCGCTCCGGGCATGTGGATCGCAGGCATCGACTCGGTGATCCACACCGTGCTCGACCGGGCACAGAGTTCCGAGATCCGGGCAGCGGTGACGTCCGGTCTCGGGCTCGATGCCCTGCCCAATGATCTCGCCGGCCTCGACGGTCGTTCCGAGAACCGGTTGTGGAAGGAGTCCGTCGACCTGGCGCAGACCACCCTCTCACCGGAAAAGGCGAACCCGGAATTCCTGTCACAGGAGTATTCGACCGTCATCCTCGGCAATGCGATCACGGAGCAGAACGCGTACCTTCGGACCAAACGCCGCGGACGCGGAACCTCCCTGAACCGCACCGAGCGCAAGGATGTCTGGAAAATCATCGAGATCTTCCACAGGAAGTGCCTGGGGACCGGACGGCTGACCTGGCCGGCGCTGGCGATCATTGCGGCGGAGATCCTCACTGAACGGATCGCACACCACGGCGGTCGTTCACTCTTCGACCATGTGGTCATTGACGAAGCCCAGGACTTCCACGCAGCGCACTGGCGGTTCCTTCGGGCAGCAGTGGCTCCGGGCCGCAACGACATCTTCCTGGCAGAGGATCCGCACCAGCGGATCTACGGTCAGCACCTGGTACTCAGCCACTATGGCATCGCGACGAAGGGCCGGGCGTCACGGCGACTGACACGTAATTACCGTACGACAGCGGAGACGCTGCGCTACGCGCTCGACATTCTCAACGGCGCCGAATGGAAGGACGCCGAAGACAGTACGGACAAGACCTCGGGCACCCGATCGCTGCGCCACGGGCCCGATCCCCTCATCGTGCCGGTGACGACGGAAGCGGAACAGGTGGATGCCGTTATCGCGCAGATCGCAGCATGGAAGAAGGAAGTCGCGGAACGGGCTGCAGAAAATGCCTCTGGCGAAGGAGGCGCGGATACCGACGCCGTTTCAGCAATCCACGTAGGTGTGCTGACCCGGTCGAAGAATCAGGTCCGGTCGCTGACGACGATGTTGTCTGCGGCAGGTCTGGATGTGACGGATTCACGGCAGGCGACCGTCGCTGCGAAGCACGAGATCGCCGTGATGACCATGCACTCAGCGAAGGGACTGGAGTTCACCCACGTGATCCTTCTGGGAGCGGATGCGGCGACCATGCCACAGCAGTTCCGCATGCGTGGTCTGGCCGAAGCGGAGAAAGAGGACATCCTCCAGCGCGAGCGTGCGCTGCTTTACGTAGCTGCGTCCAGGGCACGTGATGCTCTGATGGTCACTGTGTTGGGTGAGCCTTCGGAGTTGTTGCCAACTTCAGGTATCAATGACTGA